AGAGGTCTCCCACAAACCTCACATTGATCTCCTCTCTGGTTTTCGGCCCCACAGTAAGGGCATGTTCCTATGACGAATCTATCTGGCAAGAACATCTTGTCGTGCTCACAGTAGGCTTGCTTTGTGACCTTCTTAACTAGGTGTCCATTTTCCAGCGCTTTGAGGAAGAACTCTTGGCTTAGTTTATAGTGAACGGGTAATTCGGTTCTTCCAAAGAAGTCGAAGCTTATCTTTGCTCTCTGGAACGTTATCTTTATATGCTCGTGGTACTCATCTACTATTTCCCTGGGACTTCTTTTCTCTTTTATTGCCCTGAAGGATATTGGAGTACCGTGCTCGTCTGTTCCGCAGATGAAAACGACTTCTTCCCCTTTGAGCCTTAGGTACCTTACGAATATGTCAGCAGGTAGATAGGCCCCTGCTAGGTGGCCAGCATGTATCGGCCCATTGGCGTAGGGAAGAGCAGAGGTGACCATATAGCGAACCATTTTATCCACCTCCTGTTGTGTGGGCATTAAACTTTTCCTTTAATTTAAACATTACGGAGGGTTATTTAGGCGGGAAGAAATTATGTAAGTTTATGCATATCAATATTCAACTCGACCCAATTCTCTCTTCCTACTTTGTAAACTTTTATTAATCCCATCTGCTCCAGCCTGCGGACCATTCTCCACACAGTTGTCTTTGGAAGGTCAAGGGCTTTTCGAAGGTCTGCTTGACTACTTCTTCCTCCCACATCTAGCAAGTACTTAATTGCCCTTATCTCATCGTCATTTAGGTTATATTGTTTTGCGATTTTTCCTATCTTATCTTCAAAGTAAGAGAGTTTGCGTCTTGGCTTTCTTTTCTTCAAGAAGAACGCAACAATAGTAGTAAACACTAAGGCCATAATTATCAATGGAACTACTTTCCTTAAGGGGAACCTTTCCTCTGCTAATAAACTTGGAAAAGTATAATATATCGTCACGTTTCCTGGTCCTATTAAGACTGTGTTATTTCCAATTATCCTTATTGGAATGTCCGAGAGTCCAACGATCTCCGCGCCTTGTGGGAGTATTATTTCAGCGGGGGCCCTAGGTAGGTTCAGATTGAGTGTCCATAAGCTACCCTCATTGGATACTAAGCCGCTCGCTGTATAAATAATCCTTACACGTGTTGAATTACGAGTTTCAATGAACAGGGAACTATTCTGGAGGGTATAAGGAAGTCTGTATTTGTCTTCACATACAACTAAAATATCACTAATATTGTTTCCTATTAGGGGCACTCGGATTAGGATTTCATAATCTTCTGGATATATAATTTCGTCAATAGTAACATTCCCATCTTCCCACACTAGTACCCTTAGTTTGCCTACTATATAGCCGTAGGACTCTGGGAGAAAAAATGCTCCAAGTAAAATTAGAATTATTAAGAGTCTTTTCACTCATTGTCCCCTCCTGTTCTTGTCAGGTAGTTTATTATTCGTGAGGCCCTTATAACCCTCAAAGTTGCTATCTCCATCCTTCCGAGTTTTATATCTTCATCTGCGAGTTCTAATTCAGTAATTGCAATATTTCTTAACTCACTTTCGTTTTCTTTTTTCGCCGCTATCTTGAGCTTTAATATTAACACTTTCTTCTCATCTCTAAGTAGTGCTTTCATAAGGCTAATGTGCATTTCTTCCAATGAGTGTTGAAAGAGCATCAAT
This genomic interval from Pyrococcus kukulkanii contains the following:
- a CDS encoding helix-turn-helix transcriptional regulator, whose protein sequence is MKRLLIILILLGAFFLPESYGYIVGKLRVLVWEDGNVTIDEIIYPEDYEILIRVPLIGNNISDILVVCEDKYRLPYTLQNSSLFIETRNSTRVRIIYTASGLVSNEGSLWTLNLNLPRAPAEIILPQGAEIVGLSDIPIRIIGNNTVLIGPGNVTIYYTFPSLLAEERFPLRKVVPLIIMALVFTTIVAFFLKKRKPRRKLSYFEDKIGKIAKQYNLNDDEIRAIKYLLDVGGRSSQADLRKALDLPKTTVWRMVRRLEQMGLIKVYKVGRENWVELNIDMHKLT